From Dermochelys coriacea isolate rDerCor1 chromosome 9, rDerCor1.pri.v4, whole genome shotgun sequence, one genomic window encodes:
- the NCBP2 gene encoding nuclear cap-binding protein subunit 2 yields the protein MCSVAMLSVLRSDSYVELSQYRDQHFRGNRYDQERLLKKSCTLYVGNLSFYTTEEQIYELFGKSGDIKKIIMGLDKVKKTACGFCFVEYYSRGDAENAMRYINGTRLDDRIIRTDWDAGFKEGRQYGRGRSGGQVRDEYRQDYDAGRGGYGKVVQPQ from the exons ATGTGCTCGGTAGCGATGCTGAGCGTTCTGCGCAGCGATTCCTATGTGGAGCTGAGTCAGTACCGGGACCAGCACTTTCGG GGTAATAGATATGACCAGGAGCGACTGCTGAAAAAGAGCTGCACCTTATATGTGGGAAATCTCTCCTTTTATACAACAGAAGAGCAGATCTATGAACTCTTTGGTAAAAGTGGGGATATAAAGAAAATCATTATGGGCCTGGACAAAGTGAAGAAAACTGCTTGTGGCTTCTGTTTTGTTGA ATACTACTCAAGAGGAGATGCTGAAAATGCAATGAGATACATCAATGGGACACGGCTTGATGATAGGATCATCAGGACAGATTGGGATGCAGGTTTTAAAGAGGGCAGACAGTATGGTCGTGGAAGGTCAGGGGGTCAG GTCCGAGATGAATATCGGCAGGACTATGATGCTGGGAGAGGAGGTTATGGCAAAGTTGTTCAACCCCAGTGA
- the NCBP2AS2 gene encoding protein NCBP2AS2 codes for MVLRRLLFTLLNNPRLIEKLSESRPIRLAAQVTASALTRAQLGGREAARRLLREGALARLRETFLRELKDGARAQDWPRPPGNRRDGSGRGSQ; via the coding sequence ATGGTGCTGCGGCGCCTGCTCTTCACACTGCTCAACAACCCGCGGCTCATCGAGAAGCTGTCGGAGTCGAGGCCGATCCGCTTGGCGGCCCAGGTCACTGCCTCGGCCCTGACCCGGGCCCAGCTCGGGGGTCGGGAGGCGGCGCGGCGCCTGCTGCGGGAGGGGGCCCTGGCCCGCCTGCGGGAGACCTTCCTGCGGGAACTAAAGGATGGGGCTCGGGCCCAGGACTGGCCCCGACCCCCTGGGAACAGGCGGGACGGGAGCGGACGCGGAAGCCAGTGA